Proteins encoded in a region of the Halodesulfovibrio marinisediminis DSM 17456 genome:
- a CDS encoding aspartate aminotransferase family protein, whose protein sequence is MSTSFDALKHREEKLLCRTYGRYPLAIKRGEGARLYDFDGKEYIDLLAGIAVTNVGHCRPELADVVAEQARKLVHVSNLFYQEEQLDLAEKILATCRFDKAFFCNSGAEANEAAIKICRRYTQRVKGRDAGEIITFTGAFHGRTLATVAATGQAKFADGFAPIPQGFKQVEWGNLDVLEEAITDSTAGVLVEVIQGEGGIRPMTAEFAKGVERICREKGILFMVDEIQTGLCRTGKFWAHQLFDLQPDVMSCAKALANGLPMGAMLCTDEVAQGFEPGSHATTFGAGAALSAVAAKVIDIMVDEKLAERAHDLGEYAMNAFREIGKRCPGTIEEVRGHGLMIGVVLANEGKAVWEALIEKGFILNLTQERVLRLVPPLVITKEDIDAFANALEELLSQK, encoded by the coding sequence ATGAGTACTAGTTTTGATGCATTGAAACATCGTGAAGAAAAGCTTTTATGCCGCACCTACGGGCGTTACCCACTCGCGATCAAGCGAGGCGAGGGCGCTCGTTTATATGACTTTGATGGCAAAGAGTACATTGACCTGTTAGCTGGTATTGCTGTGACTAATGTTGGTCATTGCCGACCGGAGCTTGCAGACGTAGTGGCGGAACAGGCTCGAAAGCTCGTGCATGTTAGCAACCTGTTTTATCAGGAAGAGCAGCTTGATCTTGCAGAAAAAATTCTCGCAACTTGTCGTTTTGACAAAGCGTTTTTCTGTAACTCTGGTGCGGAAGCAAATGAAGCAGCCATTAAAATTTGCCGACGATACACTCAGCGGGTTAAAGGGCGTGATGCAGGTGAAATTATTACCTTTACAGGTGCATTCCACGGCAGGACTCTGGCAACCGTTGCCGCAACAGGACAGGCCAAGTTTGCAGATGGGTTTGCCCCAATTCCACAAGGCTTTAAGCAGGTTGAGTGGGGTAATCTTGACGTGTTGGAAGAGGCAATTACCGATTCCACAGCCGGTGTGCTTGTAGAGGTTATTCAGGGTGAGGGCGGAATCCGTCCAATGACTGCTGAGTTTGCAAAAGGTGTTGAACGCATTTGCCGTGAAAAGGGTATTCTCTTTATGGTGGATGAGATTCAGACAGGTCTTTGTCGTACCGGTAAGTTTTGGGCACACCAGTTATTTGACCTCCAGCCGGATGTCATGAGTTGTGCTAAGGCTCTTGCCAACGGTCTTCCAATGGGGGCAATGCTGTGTACTGATGAAGTTGCACAGGGCTTTGAACCGGGAAGCCATGCGACCACCTTCGGTGCAGGGGCAGCTCTTTCTGCTGTTGCAGCCAAAGTTATCGATATCATGGTTGATGAAAAGCTTGCAGAACGTGCACATGATCTTGGTGAATACGCCATGAATGCTTTCCGTGAGATTGGTAAGCGTTGTCCAGGTACTATTGAAGAAGTACGTGGCCATGGTCTTATGATTGGTGTTGTTCTTGCGAATGAAGGAAAGGCTGTGTGGGAAGCGCTTATTGAAAAGGGCTTTATTTTGAACCTTACTCAGGAGCGAGTGCTGCGTTTGGTGCCACCGTTAGTGATTACGAAAGAAGATATTGATGCTTTTGCCAATGCGTTAGAGGAGTTGCTCTCTCAAAAATAG
- a CDS encoding amino acid ABC transporter ATP-binding protein: MAMIEIKDINKWYGDFHVLKNVSEKVEQGEVLVICGPSGSGKSTFIRCINRLEEIQKGEILLEGHSIHADDVNVNDLRTEVGMVFQQFNLYPHLTVLDNVTLAPIKVRNMPKGQAEELAMKLLERVGIHDQASKYPIELSGGQQQRVAIARALAMRPKVMLFDEPTSALDPEMINEVLNAMKDLAREGMTMLCVTHEMGFAREVADRVIFMDGGEIVEEGTPEHFFTNPQHERTKAFLKEIL, encoded by the coding sequence ATGGCGATGATTGAAATCAAAGATATCAACAAATGGTATGGCGACTTCCACGTTCTTAAAAACGTGAGTGAAAAGGTTGAACAGGGTGAAGTGCTTGTTATCTGTGGCCCTTCAGGCTCTGGTAAGTCAACTTTTATTCGTTGTATCAACCGCCTTGAAGAAATCCAGAAAGGCGAAATTCTGCTTGAAGGTCATTCCATTCATGCAGATGACGTTAATGTAAACGACTTGCGCACAGAAGTGGGCATGGTGTTTCAGCAGTTTAACCTGTACCCGCACCTCACCGTTCTCGATAACGTAACGCTTGCACCGATTAAGGTGCGCAATATGCCTAAAGGACAGGCTGAAGAGCTTGCAATGAAATTGCTTGAACGTGTTGGCATTCATGATCAGGCAAGTAAGTACCCTATCGAGTTATCCGGTGGTCAGCAGCAGCGTGTGGCAATTGCCCGTGCTCTTGCAATGAGGCCAAAGGTTATGTTGTTTGACGAACCTACCTCTGCTCTCGACCCTGAAATGATTAACGAAGTTCTCAACGCTATGAAGGATCTTGCACGCGAAGGCATGACAATGCTGTGCGTAACGCACGAAATGGGCTTTGCCCGTGAAGTTGCTGACCGTGTGATCTTTATGGATGGCGGTGAGATTGTGGAAGAGGGTACACCGGAGCATTTCTTCACCAATCCGCAACATGAGCGAACAAAGGCTTTCCTGAAGGAAATCCTCTAG
- a CDS encoding ABC transporter substrate-binding protein: MKRFVLMALTLCLVLACTTAFAGKIDDIKARGALVCGVKDSVVPFGFVDQDSSQLVGFDVDICRAIAKELGVELQLKTVTSSTRIPMVVNGQVDIAAATMTHKHARDEVIDFSITYFMDGQKLLVAKDSGIKSAADLAGKKVATVKGSTSEKNIKTAQPKTRVLSFDEYPQAFLALKQGKAVAVTTDSTILLGLKNSAPDPSKWAIVGDYIAAEPYGLGIAENDSDFRDLINKVLNDLWRSGEYQKIYNKWFGKDTNYYLPLTWQMELWP; the protein is encoded by the coding sequence ATGAAACGTTTTGTGCTGATGGCATTGACTTTATGTCTCGTACTGGCCTGCACCACTGCTTTTGCGGGCAAAATTGACGACATTAAAGCACGCGGTGCATTAGTTTGTGGCGTTAAAGATTCTGTAGTTCCTTTTGGTTTTGTTGATCAGGATTCCAGCCAGCTTGTTGGTTTTGATGTGGATATCTGTCGCGCAATTGCAAAAGAACTTGGTGTTGAACTGCAGCTTAAGACAGTTACTTCCTCCACCCGTATCCCGATGGTTGTTAACGGACAAGTTGATATTGCCGCAGCTACTATGACTCACAAACATGCTCGCGATGAAGTTATTGACTTCTCCATCACATACTTCATGGACGGTCAGAAACTGCTCGTGGCTAAAGATTCCGGTATCAAGTCTGCAGCTGATCTTGCAGGCAAAAAAGTAGCAACCGTAAAAGGTTCTACTTCTGAGAAAAACATTAAAACTGCTCAGCCTAAAACTCGCGTACTTTCTTTTGACGAGTACCCACAGGCATTCCTTGCTCTCAAGCAGGGTAAAGCAGTTGCTGTTACTACCGACTCCACCATCCTTCTTGGCCTTAAAAACTCTGCTCCAGACCCATCCAAATGGGCAATCGTTGGTGATTACATTGCTGCTGAGCCTTACGGTCTTGGTATTGCAGAAAACGATTCCGATTTCCGTGATCTCATCAACAAAGTTCTGAACGACCTTTGGCGTTCTGGCGAATACCAGAAAATTTACAACAAATGGTTCGGCAAAGACACTAACTACTATCTGCCTCTTACCTGGCAGATGGAATTGTGGCCATAA
- a CDS encoding amino acid ABC transporter permease — protein sequence MNYTFDWNKVLSGEYLDWIISGVGVTLQISAVSLAIALLLGTVIAVMRMTKVKPLIWFSASFTEFFRNTPLLVQIFFWYFGADSFLPRFLLEWLYEQDFEFCAGVIALSVYTAAFIAEEIRAGVNSIPKNQLEASRACGLTFVQAMRYVILPQAFRIIVPPMISQALNLVKNSSLCMTIGVAELTYMARQIESYTFRGFEAFTISTLIYLCISLLVSFSINFYNKRFLRAVSY from the coding sequence TTGAATTATACGTTCGATTGGAATAAAGTCCTCTCCGGTGAGTATCTGGATTGGATCATTAGTGGTGTTGGCGTTACTCTGCAGATCTCTGCGGTCTCGCTTGCCATTGCTTTACTGCTCGGTACTGTTATCGCTGTAATGCGCATGACGAAGGTTAAGCCGCTTATCTGGTTTAGTGCTTCGTTTACTGAATTTTTCCGTAATACCCCGCTTCTTGTACAAATATTTTTCTGGTATTTCGGTGCAGATAGTTTTCTTCCGCGATTTCTTCTTGAGTGGCTCTATGAGCAGGACTTTGAGTTCTGTGCTGGTGTTATCGCTTTATCTGTTTACACCGCAGCATTTATTGCTGAAGAAATTCGTGCTGGTGTAAACTCTATTCCTAAAAACCAGCTTGAAGCATCCCGCGCTTGTGGTCTCACTTTTGTGCAGGCTATGCGGTATGTAATTTTGCCTCAGGCATTCAGAATTATTGTGCCTCCTATGATCTCACAGGCACTTAACCTTGTTAAAAACTCTTCCCTTTGTATGACTATCGGTGTTGCAGAGTTGACCTATATGGCTCGACAGATTGAATCGTATACGTTCCGCGGGTTTGAAGCATTTACTATCAGTACGCTTATCTACCTGTGTATCTCACTGTTAGTTTCTTTCTCCATTAACTTCTACAACAAGCGCTTCCTGCGTGCTGTTAGCTACTAG
- a CDS encoding amino acid ABC transporter permease encodes MQWDIVIDNFPYLLWGAYPEGPLGGLALSVLLSIGGIFGAFWIGLAAGLMRLSKRWYIKIPSVIYIEIIRGVPLLMLIFWFYFLAPILLGKTLPEAESALVAFIVFTGAYIGEIVRAGVIALPKGQMEASRASGLSHLQAMRYVILPQALRNMIPSFVNQFVSLTKDTSLAYVIGVVELTRAAVQVNNRTLSAPMEIYLTILVMYFVICYVLTALSRKLEKKMARYQARG; translated from the coding sequence ATGCAATGGGATATTGTAATAGATAACTTTCCGTACCTTCTCTGGGGTGCGTATCCTGAAGGCCCTTTGGGCGGTCTTGCACTGAGCGTTCTGCTTTCTATCGGTGGTATTTTTGGTGCATTTTGGATCGGTCTTGCTGCCGGTTTGATGCGTCTTTCAAAACGCTGGTACATAAAAATTCCGTCTGTAATTTACATTGAAATTATTCGCGGCGTGCCGTTGCTCATGCTTATTTTCTGGTTTTACTTCCTTGCGCCGATTTTGCTTGGAAAAACTTTGCCGGAAGCTGAGTCTGCATTGGTTGCATTTATTGTATTTACAGGTGCATATATCGGTGAAATCGTACGTGCAGGTGTTATAGCGCTGCCAAAAGGGCAGATGGAAGCATCCCGTGCGAGTGGGCTTAGCCATCTTCAGGCCATGCGTTATGTCATCTTGCCTCAAGCACTGCGCAATATGATTCCTTCTTTTGTTAACCAGTTTGTTTCATTGACAAAAGACACATCGCTAGCATATGTTATCGGGGTTGTCGAACTCACTCGTGCCGCAGTACAGGTAAACAACCGTACGCTTTCTGCTCCGATGGAGATCTACCTTACGATCCTTGTCATGTACTTCGTGATTTGTTACGTCCTTACTGCCTTGAGTCGAAAACTTGAAAAGAAAATGGCTCGATATCAGGCAAGAGGGTAA
- a CDS encoding 50S ribosomal protein L11 methyltransferase, whose protein sequence is MADLVRLEIRVPEHMQDMATIAMVQQLNYGWEEENLPTGDVLYRVHIENPAFCEEFLTALYSAVPEADVTRTDVPNQDWMKAWRDFFTPVKIGEHFKVIAPWMCEKEPLEGRTPIVIEPKTAFGTGHHPTTALCLASVSKLASEGRIHEGQTFLDLGTGSGILGIGCVKLGLSGVGVDIDMLAIENTEENKELNNVSSETFEVYQGSADAVCGDFDVVLANILARPLMEMAVEIFKLVKPGGCLVLSGLLATQADQVEAVYRELGLPEARRIIEGEWAALIWE, encoded by the coding sequence ATGGCAGACCTTGTCAGACTGGAAATACGTGTTCCAGAGCATATGCAGGATATGGCAACAATTGCCATGGTTCAGCAGCTCAATTATGGCTGGGAAGAAGAGAATCTTCCGACCGGCGACGTTCTTTACCGTGTTCACATTGAGAATCCGGCATTCTGTGAAGAGTTTTTGACTGCGCTTTACAGTGCGGTTCCGGAAGCAGATGTGACTCGTACTGATGTGCCTAATCAGGACTGGATGAAGGCATGGCGTGACTTCTTTACTCCGGTGAAAATCGGTGAGCACTTTAAGGTTATTGCACCTTGGATGTGTGAGAAAGAGCCGCTTGAAGGCCGCACTCCTATCGTGATTGAACCGAAGACTGCATTCGGTACAGGTCATCACCCAACTACAGCTTTGTGCCTTGCTTCTGTTTCAAAGCTTGCGTCTGAAGGACGCATTCACGAAGGCCAGACCTTCCTTGATCTTGGAACAGGCTCCGGTATTCTCGGCATTGGCTGTGTTAAGCTTGGACTTTCTGGTGTGGGCGTAGATATTGATATGCTCGCCATTGAAAACACAGAAGAAAACAAAGAGCTCAACAATGTTTCTTCTGAAACTTTCGAAGTTTATCAGGGCTCTGCAGATGCAGTCTGTGGTGACTTCGATGTGGTTCTTGCTAACATTCTGGCTCGTCCTTTGATGGAAATGGCAGTAGAAATCTTTAAGCTTGTTAAGCCGGGTGGTTGCCTTGTTCTTTCTGGCCTGCTCGCAACTCAGGCTGATCAGGTTGAAGCTGTGTACAGAGAGTTAGGACTTCCTGAAGCACGTCGCATCATCGAAGGTGAGTGGGCTGCACTTATCTGGGAATAA
- a CDS encoding protein-disulfide reductase DsbD family protein, with the protein MKQTKLLFIFCIATLCLIISLGLGLASTIPASFSAEPFFSATQNDATVIKLRITPDSEYHFYSREKGETGKPTSISVSPSIAGTTVRYPAGIKAPDPILTNKTTYLYEGAENIFITIPAPAVTDINIIASLLLCSDVRCTPVHKVIPVSWKNTTLAEAESQQWWNNYLSIKAIAPDTATHRNASSTNETAKLAQELGVQLPSQADSTGTPLTSKFKSKTSSSSLSKQSKAVMDFTPKQDVKKHEYTFTPRYFLKALEVGTLGKAILLGLLAGFILNLMPCVLPVISLKLTSLLVATRITDKAERTRIFREHNLFFALGILTWFSLLTIVLSTFELAWGQLFQNQGLLIALVIVIFALALSIFDIFPLPMFSITGHGPKNGNDRWSAFSTGLLATLLATPCSGPFLGGVLGWALLQPISVLILIFLSIGVGMALPYFAMAMFPTLVTRFPHPGAWTHTLSQLVGFFLMGTVVYLLLILPTEILPDMLIILWVTTIAAWAWGRFSGLAYSRLRNILIRLLCILLVAITIFTVFKETPKAEEWKEFTPDTFFSELHHKRLVVDFTADWCPNCKVLEQTVLTPENRARWKKEFNVTFVQVDMTNENVEQQKFLESLGSSSIPVVAIFPKGKNATSPIVLRDIFTTSQMEEALKKAFSE; encoded by the coding sequence ATGAAACAGACAAAACTTCTTTTTATATTCTGTATAGCTACCCTTTGCCTCATCATATCACTGGGGCTCGGACTTGCTTCTACCATTCCGGCTAGCTTTTCTGCAGAGCCATTCTTCTCAGCAACCCAGAATGACGCTACCGTCATCAAGCTACGCATTACACCGGATTCTGAATACCACTTCTATTCCCGTGAAAAAGGCGAAACGGGAAAACCTACATCTATTTCTGTTTCCCCGTCTATCGCTGGAACAACAGTGCGCTATCCTGCGGGCATCAAAGCTCCAGACCCTATCTTAACAAATAAGACAACGTACCTGTATGAAGGTGCAGAAAATATCTTCATCACAATCCCCGCTCCTGCTGTAACCGATATAAACATTATTGCCTCGCTGCTACTCTGCTCTGATGTCCGATGCACTCCTGTCCATAAGGTTATTCCTGTCAGCTGGAAGAACACCACCCTTGCGGAGGCTGAATCACAGCAATGGTGGAACAATTACCTATCGATTAAAGCAATTGCTCCCGATACTGCTACTCATAGAAACGCCTCTTCAACCAACGAGACTGCCAAGCTGGCTCAAGAACTCGGAGTTCAACTCCCATCACAAGCTGATTCAACAGGCACGCCTCTTACATCCAAGTTTAAAAGCAAAACGTCATCCAGCAGCTTATCCAAACAATCGAAAGCTGTTATGGACTTCACGCCTAAACAGGACGTAAAAAAACATGAGTACACGTTTACACCACGCTACTTTTTGAAAGCATTAGAAGTTGGCACGCTAGGCAAGGCCATTCTTTTGGGTTTACTCGCTGGATTCATTCTAAACCTCATGCCATGCGTACTGCCTGTAATCAGCCTGAAACTAACTTCTTTGTTGGTTGCCACAAGGATCACAGACAAGGCCGAGCGTACGCGCATATTCCGTGAACATAACCTCTTTTTCGCACTTGGAATTCTCACCTGGTTCTCATTATTGACTATTGTTCTTAGCACATTTGAACTGGCCTGGGGACAGCTTTTCCAGAATCAGGGCCTGTTGATCGCATTGGTTATTGTGATCTTTGCTCTTGCACTTTCGATTTTTGATATTTTTCCATTACCAATGTTCAGCATTACAGGTCACGGACCTAAGAACGGAAATGACAGATGGAGTGCATTCTCAACAGGACTCCTAGCTACACTACTGGCTACACCATGCAGTGGACCCTTTCTTGGCGGGGTATTAGGCTGGGCGTTATTACAACCTATCAGCGTACTTATATTAATCTTCTTGTCTATCGGTGTAGGCATGGCGCTGCCCTATTTTGCAATGGCAATGTTTCCTACACTGGTCACCCGCTTTCCTCATCCCGGCGCATGGACGCACACACTCTCACAACTTGTCGGTTTTTTCCTTATGGGAACAGTTGTGTACCTGCTGCTCATACTCCCGACAGAAATTCTACCGGACATGCTTATTATCCTGTGGGTAACCACAATAGCCGCATGGGCATGGGGGCGATTCTCTGGACTGGCTTACTCTAGGCTCCGCAATATCCTTATTCGACTTCTCTGTATCCTACTCGTTGCTATTACTATTTTTACAGTTTTCAAGGAAACACCCAAAGCAGAGGAATGGAAAGAGTTCACTCCAGATACTTTCTTTTCGGAACTACACCACAAACGCTTAGTTGTAGATTTCACGGCGGATTGGTGCCCTAACTGCAAGGTGCTGGAGCAGACAGTGCTCACTCCCGAAAACAGGGCTCGTTGGAAAAAAGAATTCAATGTGACATTTGTTCAAGTAGACATGACCAACGAGAATGTTGAACAGCAAAAATTCCTTGAGTCTCTTGGTTCCAGCTCTATTCCTGTCGTTGCCATATTCCCGAAAGGAAAAAACGCAACATCACCAATAGTCTTACGCGATATATTCACAACCAGCCAAATGGAAGAGGCTTTGAAGAAAGCATTCAGTGAATAA
- a CDS encoding class I SAM-dependent methyltransferase: MNLFDALSTITHRPDVWSKYTAGQLWADPYVATQMLNFHLNQDVDLASRSERFIDESVAWLNTKFGLNEDTKVIDFGCGPGLYTSRFAQCGAEVTGVDFSANSIDYAKQYAEEHGLSITYVEQNYLEFETEAEFDLVTMIMCDFCALSPQQRGLLLKKWKRMLAADGSIVFDVYTDKAFAHRKESETYERNLMNHFWAPDDYFGFINVFKYIEEKVKLDKYTIVLPDETRVIYNWLQFFTLEALSEEVEAHGLRIDSVYNDVRGEEYTGSDEMAVVLRSA; encoded by the coding sequence ATGAATTTATTCGATGCACTGAGTACGATAACTCATCGCCCAGATGTATGGTCAAAATATACCGCAGGTCAACTGTGGGCTGACCCGTATGTTGCGACACAGATGTTGAATTTTCACCTTAATCAGGATGTTGATTTAGCCTCGCGTAGTGAGCGTTTTATCGATGAATCCGTAGCATGGCTGAATACAAAATTTGGTTTGAATGAAGATACAAAGGTGATTGATTTTGGTTGTGGACCTGGCCTTTATACGTCACGTTTTGCTCAATGTGGTGCTGAGGTGACAGGAGTGGATTTTTCCGCAAACTCAATTGACTACGCAAAGCAATATGCAGAGGAACATGGTCTCAGTATTACTTATGTGGAGCAAAATTACTTAGAATTTGAAACCGAGGCTGAATTTGATCTTGTTACGATGATAATGTGCGACTTTTGTGCGCTGTCACCGCAACAACGAGGTCTGCTTCTTAAAAAATGGAAACGTATGTTAGCTGCTGATGGTTCAATTGTTTTTGATGTTTATACGGATAAGGCATTTGCTCATCGGAAAGAGTCTGAAACGTATGAGCGTAATTTGATGAACCATTTTTGGGCACCGGATGACTATTTTGGCTTTATTAATGTATTTAAGTACATTGAAGAGAAAGTGAAATTGGATAAGTACACAATTGTTTTACCGGATGAAACACGTGTTATCTACAACTGGCTTCAGTTTTTTACACTTGAAGCACTTTCTGAAGAAGTAGAAGCGCATGGACTGCGTATCGATTCTGTATATAATGATGTGCGGGGTGAGGAATATACCGGTTCGGATGAAATGGCTGTTGTGCTGCGGAGTGCATAG